In Prochlorococcus marinus XMU1404, the following proteins share a genomic window:
- a CDS encoding DUF2232 domain-containing protein, whose protein sequence is MKIETKTEALNIVETSYLASLSSLLWIALYYLPVGGALLRLILPLPIILLHLRRGTKTAFEGLLIQFLLLFIIMGPFRGTLFLFPYGILAFWLGWCWLKEKSWKLSLTMGVIIGTFGFFIRVVALSTLVGDNLWLLITRASYGLIEKFIGLFNLSFSPSILSIQLVAILLIIFQEIVYVLTVHVVAYSLFPRFKLTIPDPPRLLNNLVDLNNS, encoded by the coding sequence ATGAAAATAGAAACAAAAACTGAAGCTTTAAATATTGTTGAGACCTCATATTTAGCATCTCTTTCGTCTTTATTATGGATTGCCCTTTATTATTTACCAGTGGGGGGAGCTTTATTAAGGTTAATTTTACCACTTCCAATAATCCTTTTGCACTTGAGAAGAGGAACTAAAACCGCATTTGAAGGACTCTTAATACAATTTCTACTGCTATTCATAATTATGGGTCCTTTTAGAGGAACCTTATTTTTATTCCCTTATGGAATTTTGGCTTTTTGGTTGGGCTGGTGTTGGTTAAAAGAAAAAAGTTGGAAACTAAGTTTAACAATGGGAGTTATTATTGGAACATTCGGTTTCTTTATTAGAGTAGTAGCATTATCGACGTTGGTTGGAGATAACCTATGGTTGTTAATCACAAGAGCAAGTTATGGTCTAATAGAAAAGTTCATTGGATTATTTAATTTATCCTTTTCTCCCTCTATTTTAAGTATCCAATTAGTTGCAATTTTATTAATAATTTTTCAAGAAATAGTTTATGTTTTAACAGTACATGTAGTTGCATATTCTCTTTTCCCAAGATTTAAATTAACTATCCCAGATCCTCCAAGATTATTAAATAACTTAGTGGATTTAAATAATTCATAA
- the cobT gene encoding nicotinate mononucleotide-dependent phosphoribosyltransferase CobT, producing MYSKELGINFFGIESNKKRQFNRIEILKKNINNFKIFLVIAGTNTSQIPGISAAGINPKSRRITALADAEFLLRGASKDHKYKLPLLNAGVTPALISHVCSKLINVHPVIVPLGIGVKPNFNHLVVEDKDLGPSNCLTSGKSMPKERVLNLYERGLAIGNSSKQPILISESVPGGTTTAQAVMEAFGLQVSNLVGSSLYRAPRELRRKVVQKGIMNANLKTDFDSFDVVASVGDPFQAFSMGLLIGARSANQPVILSGGSQMLAVIMLVLEFLGAKNKDDFIEDVFIATTGWLVKDNSLIDLLNLINEKYDVNLLGLASPLNFKSSIYKELKDYEIGHVKEGVGAGGISILAFLNGFKNHEIVSLCQQNLEKMKRLGQISLEKDC from the coding sequence ATGTATAGCAAAGAACTAGGGATAAATTTTTTTGGTATTGAATCCAATAAAAAAAGACAATTTAATAGAATAGAGATATTGAAAAAGAATATAAATAATTTCAAAATTTTTCTTGTAATTGCAGGTACTAATACATCTCAAATTCCTGGCATTTCAGCTGCAGGTATTAATCCAAAATCTAGGCGAATAACTGCTCTTGCAGATGCCGAGTTTTTGCTTAGGGGTGCTTCAAAAGATCACAAATATAAATTACCTCTCCTCAATGCAGGAGTGACTCCGGCTCTAATAAGTCATGTTTGTTCAAAGCTTATAAATGTTCATCCCGTTATTGTTCCTTTGGGAATAGGAGTAAAGCCCAACTTTAATCATTTGGTTGTAGAGGATAAAGATTTAGGGCCATCAAATTGTCTTACTTCCGGAAAATCTATGCCCAAAGAGAGAGTTTTAAATCTCTATGAGAGAGGTCTTGCGATAGGAAATTCATCAAAACAACCCATCTTAATTTCTGAATCAGTACCGGGGGGTACTACAACTGCTCAGGCGGTAATGGAAGCTTTTGGTTTGCAAGTGTCTAATTTAGTGGGAAGTAGTTTATATAGAGCTCCAAGAGAATTGAGAAGAAAAGTAGTTCAAAAAGGAATTATGAATGCAAATCTCAAGACTGATTTTGACTCTTTTGATGTTGTAGCATCAGTAGGAGATCCATTTCAAGCTTTCTCAATGGGGTTATTAATTGGTGCTAGGTCAGCAAACCAGCCTGTAATATTATCTGGTGGGAGTCAAATGTTGGCTGTCATTATGCTTGTATTAGAATTCTTAGGTGCAAAAAATAAAGATGACTTTATTGAAGATGTTTTTATTGCAACAACGGGCTGGCTAGTAAAAGATAATTCTCTAATCGATTTATTAAACCTAATTAATGAGAAATATGATGTCAACTTATTAGGTTTAGCAAGCCCTTTAAATTTTAAATCTTCCATATATAAAGAATTGAAGGATTATGAAATAGGTCATGTAAAAGAAGGGGTAGGTGCGGGTGGAATATCAATTCTTGCTTTTTTAAATGGGTTTAAAAATCACGAAATAGTTTCATTGTGTCAACAAAATCTGGAAAAAATGAAGCGTCTAGGTCAAATTTCTTTAGAGAAGGATTGCTGA
- a CDS encoding aldo/keto reductase, with translation MIIHSQKRSFGRGAKVSLFTLGTMRATESLEKMYSIIKNAYYVGINHIETAPSYGDAELLIGNSLKKLALEDNIPEKNWVITTKVLPKGDFNFLKNNFKNSLKNLNREKINNLAIHGLNLKKHLDWVLTGEGNKFISWILEKELVDQVGFSSHGSYSLIKDAINCEIFSFCSLHLHYLDQSKITLAEEAIKKGMGVLAISPADKGGRLYSPSDILLEASKPFHPLELAYRFLLAKGITTLSLGATKKKDFEFAYKLRNSFEKLTKLEKSSLNKIEEVANERLNSTKCEQCKCCLPCPIEIPIPEILRLRNISIGYGQLEFSKERYNLIGRAGHWWEEKNSSFCQECNECVPKCPNQLDIPNLLKQTHNLLIETPTKRLWD, from the coding sequence ATGATTATTCATTCACAAAAAAGATCATTTGGACGAGGGGCGAAAGTGAGCTTATTCACTTTAGGGACAATGCGAGCAACTGAAAGTCTCGAAAAAATGTATAGCATAATAAAAAATGCATATTATGTAGGAATTAACCACATAGAAACAGCACCTTCTTATGGTGATGCAGAATTACTTATTGGAAATTCATTAAAAAAACTAGCATTAGAAGACAACATCCCCGAAAAAAACTGGGTGATTACTACTAAAGTTTTACCAAAGGGTGATTTTAACTTTCTAAAAAATAATTTTAAAAATTCACTTAAAAATCTTAATCGTGAGAAAATTAATAATCTTGCAATTCATGGATTGAACTTAAAAAAACATCTAGACTGGGTTCTAACTGGAGAAGGTAATAAATTCATATCTTGGATACTAGAGAAGGAACTAGTTGATCAAGTTGGTTTTAGTTCACACGGAAGTTATTCACTAATTAAAGATGCAATTAACTGTGAAATTTTTAGTTTTTGTAGTCTACATTTACATTATTTAGATCAATCTAAAATTACCTTGGCAGAGGAAGCTATAAAAAAAGGTATGGGAGTATTAGCAATATCGCCTGCTGATAAAGGCGGGAGATTATATTCTCCAAGTGATATTTTGTTAGAGGCATCTAAGCCTTTTCATCCATTAGAGTTAGCGTATCGATTTCTGTTGGCAAAAGGTATTACAACTTTGTCCCTAGGGGCGACAAAGAAAAAAGATTTTGAATTTGCTTATAAACTTAGAAACTCCTTCGAGAAGCTTACTAAACTTGAAAAAAGCAGCCTAAATAAAATTGAGGAAGTTGCTAATGAAAGATTAAACTCAACCAAATGTGAACAATGCAAATGTTGTCTTCCATGCCCAATTGAAATACCTATTCCAGAAATACTTCGCTTAAGGAATATATCTATTGGTTATGGCCAATTAGAATTTTCAAAAGAAAGATACAATTTAATTGGAAGAGCTGGTCACTGGTGGGAAGAAAAAAATTCCTCATTTTGTCAAGAATGTAATGAATGTGTTCCTAAATGTCCTAATCAATTAGATATTCCAAATTTATTAAAGCAAACACACAACTTATTAATTGAAACTCCTACAAAAAGATTATGGGATTAA
- a CDS encoding riboflavin synthase codes for MFTGIIQSIGKLKQEKNILEIEILDNLFDITIGDSIAVDGICLTVKEIFQNKFTVDVSEETLKKTTLGVKSNLNQIVNLEPALRVSDRLGGHIVSGHVDGLGTVENIEKLEKSWLLSIKWKNNNFSKYVVNKGSICVNGISLTIAKYEQEGEIFTIAIIPHTWHNTNLNKLNVGDSVNLEADALIKYVEKLLLFNKNSNQDLSSNNISSEWLKENGW; via the coding sequence ATGTTCACAGGAATAATTCAATCAATTGGGAAACTAAAACAAGAAAAAAATATTTTAGAAATTGAAATTCTAGATAATTTATTTGATATTACAATCGGTGACAGCATAGCTGTTGATGGAATTTGTTTGACAGTTAAAGAGATCTTTCAAAACAAATTTACTGTTGATGTTAGTGAGGAAACATTAAAAAAAACAACTTTAGGAGTAAAGTCGAACCTTAATCAGATTGTTAATTTGGAGCCTGCTCTTAGAGTGTCTGACCGTCTAGGAGGGCATATAGTCAGTGGACATGTTGATGGCCTTGGAACAGTTGAGAATATAGAAAAATTAGAGAAATCCTGGCTTTTATCTATAAAGTGGAAAAATAATAATTTTTCGAAATATGTAGTTAATAAAGGCAGTATTTGTGTGAATGGAATAAGTCTTACAATTGCGAAATATGAGCAAGAAGGAGAAATATTTACTATCGCGATAATTCCTCATACTTGGCATAACACAAATCTGAATAAATTAAATGTCGGTGACAGCGTCAACCTTGAGGCAGATGCACTAATTAAATATGTAGAGAAATTACTTTTATTTAATAAAAATAGTAATCAAGATTTATCTTCAAATAATATTTCTTCGGAATGGCTTAAAGAAAACGGTTGGTAA
- a CDS encoding AbrB family transcriptional regulator produces MLEGKELLEKAKLLSKKSEDEIAKGCGYVGPSGRILRKSFYRALTEAKGYKIGNGRQGKNGNRASRGRQTEFKTKVHGNGNLLIGHAYTKKLGLEPGQEFKIDLKKESKTIYLIPLN; encoded by the coding sequence ATGCTTGAAGGAAAAGAACTTCTTGAAAAAGCAAAATTATTAAGTAAAAAATCTGAAGATGAGATAGCAAAAGGGTGTGGGTACGTCGGTCCTAGCGGAAGAATCTTAAGAAAAAGTTTTTATAGGGCGCTTACCGAAGCTAAGGGTTACAAAATAGGAAATGGTCGTCAAGGGAAAAATGGTAATAGAGCTTCAAGAGGCAGACAGACAGAATTCAAAACAAAAGTTCATGGCAATGGGAACCTATTAATTGGACATGCTTACACCAAAAAATTAGGTTTAGAACCTGGTCAGGAATTTAAAATCGATCTTAAAAAAGAGTCAAAAACAATTTATCTGATTCCATTAAATTAA
- a CDS encoding cytochrome c oxidase subunit 3, whose product MTSLDSSKEIQKNNSEVNETHEDFRMFGLITFLIADGMTFAGFFAAYLTYKAVNPLPEGAIYELELPIPTLNTILLLVSSATFHKAGKALLKDENSDSQKWLLITAFLGIIFLICQLFEYFHLPFGLTDNLFASTFYALTGFHGLHVTLGTLMILIIAWQSRINGGRLTSQNMFPLEAVELYWHFVDGIWVILFIILYLL is encoded by the coding sequence ATGACATCTCTAGATAGCTCAAAAGAAATTCAAAAGAATAATTCTGAAGTTAATGAAACACATGAAGACTTCAGAATGTTTGGTCTTATAACTTTCCTAATTGCGGACGGAATGACTTTTGCTGGATTCTTTGCTGCTTATTTAACTTATAAAGCAGTAAATCCATTACCTGAAGGCGCTATTTATGAATTAGAACTACCAATACCTACACTCAATACAATTTTGTTACTTGTTAGTAGTGCAACTTTCCATAAAGCAGGCAAAGCACTTTTAAAAGATGAAAACTCTGATTCCCAAAAATGGTTACTTATTACTGCTTTTCTTGGAATTATATTTTTAATATGTCAATTATTTGAATATTTTCATTTACCTTTTGGATTAACAGATAATTTATTTGCAAGTACTTTTTATGCTCTTACTGGTTTTCATGGATTACATGTCACTTTAGGCACTTTAATGATTTTAATTATTGCTTGGCAATCGAGAATCAATGGTGGAAGATTAACTAGTCAAAATATGTTTCCATTAGAAGCTGTTGAATTGTACTGGCATTTTGTAGATGGAATATGGGTTATTTTATTTATTATCTTGTATCTTTTATAA
- the ctaD gene encoding cytochrome c oxidase subunit I — MTISIDPQKTNNESLQPKGWLRYFSFSLDHKVIGIQYLVCGFLFYLIGGTLASAIRIELASPMSDFMPRDVYNQVLTLHGTIMIFLWIVPVVNGAFGNYLIPFYVGARDMAFPRLNAVAFWLIPPSGLMLVASYFVEGAAQAGWTAYPPLSITTPQSGQIIWILSVLLLGGSSIFGGINFIATIIKLRRPGLKLMQLPMYCWAMLGTSLLVVLSTPVLAGTLILLSFDIIAKTGFFNPVLGGNVVVYQHLFWFYSHPAVYIMVLPAFGLVSEILPIHSRKPLFGYTTMVFSIMGIVVLGLVVWAHHMFTSGTPPWMRLFFTIATAFIAVPTGIKFFNWVATLWGGKISINSAMLFSCGFIINFVFGGITGVALAQVPFDIHVHDTYFVVAHFHYIVYGGTVFIIFSSIYHWFPKVTGKMLNEKLGILHFIITFIGFNLCFAPQHWLGLNGMPRRVAEYDPQFQFVNQISSLGALLMAISTIPFLINVFLSVRNGKDAGDNPWNALTPEWLTSSPPPVENWEGEAPLVEEPYGYGKEISEQK; from the coding sequence ATGACAATATCAATTGATCCACAAAAAACTAATAATGAAAGCCTTCAGCCTAAAGGCTGGCTTAGATACTTTAGTTTTAGCCTTGATCATAAAGTAATTGGGATACAATACTTAGTTTGCGGTTTTCTTTTCTATTTGATAGGAGGAACCTTAGCGAGCGCTATAAGAATTGAACTAGCTAGTCCAATGTCTGATTTTATGCCAAGAGATGTTTATAACCAAGTTTTAACTTTACACGGAACAATAATGATATTCCTTTGGATAGTGCCTGTAGTAAACGGTGCTTTTGGAAATTATTTAATTCCATTTTATGTAGGTGCGAGAGATATGGCATTCCCAAGATTAAATGCCGTAGCTTTTTGGTTAATTCCTCCTTCAGGCTTGATGCTGGTAGCAAGCTATTTTGTTGAGGGTGCTGCTCAGGCTGGATGGACGGCTTATCCTCCTTTGAGCATAACCACCCCTCAATCGGGGCAAATTATTTGGATTCTTAGCGTTCTATTACTTGGAGGCAGTTCTATATTTGGTGGCATAAACTTTATCGCGACTATTATCAAATTAAGAAGGCCAGGATTAAAACTTATGCAATTGCCAATGTATTGTTGGGCAATGCTTGGGACAAGTCTATTAGTTGTTTTGTCAACTCCTGTTTTAGCAGGCACTTTAATTTTACTTAGCTTCGATATCATAGCTAAAACAGGTTTTTTCAATCCTGTTTTAGGTGGCAATGTCGTAGTTTATCAGCATTTATTTTGGTTTTATTCTCATCCAGCTGTATACATTATGGTCCTTCCTGCCTTTGGTTTAGTTAGTGAAATACTTCCTATACATTCTAGAAAACCACTTTTTGGATATACAACAATGGTTTTTTCAATAATGGGGATAGTAGTTTTAGGTTTAGTTGTTTGGGCGCATCACATGTTTACGAGTGGAACTCCCCCTTGGATGAGATTGTTCTTTACTATCGCCACAGCATTTATTGCTGTTCCAACAGGTATAAAATTTTTTAATTGGGTTGCAACATTATGGGGAGGTAAAATTTCCATCAATAGTGCAATGCTATTCTCTTGCGGATTTATTATAAATTTTGTGTTTGGAGGTATTACAGGAGTTGCTTTGGCACAGGTACCTTTCGATATTCACGTACATGATACTTATTTCGTTGTAGCCCATTTTCACTACATTGTTTATGGCGGAACTGTTTTTATTATTTTCTCTTCAATTTATCATTGGTTCCCCAAAGTAACTGGAAAAATGCTCAATGAAAAATTAGGAATTTTACATTTTATCATTACCTTTATTGGATTTAACTTGTGCTTTGCTCCTCAACATTGGCTTGGTTTAAATGGAATGCCAAGAAGAGTTGCAGAATATGATCCCCAATTCCAGTTCGTTAATCAAATTAGTAGCCTTGGGGCTCTTTTGATGGCTATAAGTACAATTCCTTTTTTAATTAATGTATTCCTTAGCGTGAGAAATGGAAAAGATGCTGGTGATAACCCTTGGAACGCTCTTACACCTGAATGGTTAACATCTTCTCCACCTCCAGTTGAAAATTGGGAAGGAGAGGCTCCATTAGTTGAAGAACCTTATGGTTATGGTAAAGAAATTTCTGAACAAAAATAA
- the coxB gene encoding cytochrome c oxidase subunit II, whose translation MLNKNIYLILIISLVFAISFWIGFNVNLLPAEASINAPIYDELFKILFIIGLIIFIGMTIAVIYSLFKFRKRNDQIGDGIALEGNLSLEIVWTIIPSIIVLLIGLYSYNIYDRMGGMKELNHNHEMMSSNTEKIWAGISQTSDNEIAINNLSIEVSAMQFAFLFNYPKGNFISGELHVPVDQKVSMKMESKDVIHAFWVPEFRIKQDIIPGQPTILNFTPTKVGKYPIICAELCGPYHGGMRASIIVEEESDYKEWFNKNKKPELNL comes from the coding sequence TTGTTAAATAAAAACATTTATTTAATATTAATTATTTCTCTCGTTTTTGCTATATCTTTTTGGATTGGTTTTAATGTAAATTTGCTCCCAGCTGAAGCAAGTATTAATGCACCAATTTACGATGAACTTTTTAAAATTCTTTTCATCATTGGGTTAATTATTTTTATAGGAATGACAATAGCAGTTATTTATAGCTTATTTAAGTTCAGGAAAAGAAATGATCAAATAGGCGATGGTATAGCTTTAGAGGGAAATTTAAGCTTAGAAATTGTATGGACAATTATCCCTTCAATAATTGTTTTATTAATAGGTTTATATAGCTACAACATTTACGATCGAATGGGAGGGATGAAAGAACTAAATCATAACCACGAAATGATGAGTTCTAACACGGAAAAGATATGGGCTGGAATAAGTCAAACTTCTGATAATGAAATAGCAATAAATAATTTATCAATTGAAGTTTCAGCTATGCAATTTGCATTTCTATTCAATTATCCCAAGGGCAATTTCATATCGGGAGAACTACACGTTCCTGTTGATCAAAAAGTATCAATGAAAATGGAATCCAAAGATGTTATTCATGCTTTTTGGGTACCAGAGTTCAGAATTAAACAGGATATTATTCCTGGACAACCTACTATTTTAAATTTCACTCCTACAAAAGTAGGAAAATATCCGATAATTTGCGCAGAATTATGTGGCCCATATCATGGAGGAATGAGAGCCTCCATAATTGTTGAAGAAGAATCTGATTACAAAGAATGGTTTAACAAAAACAAAAAACCAGAGTTAAATTTATGA
- a CDS encoding COX15/CtaA family protein, translating to MLNNQLYKSKYLTIFKRLGSHSVLALITLIVIGGATRVMEAGLACPDWPLCYGSFLPFNHMNLRVFLEWFHRLDAFLVGILILFKFALSIIWKNEIPNWLPKTYSLLLFLVIVQGSFGALTVINLLDSYTVTGHLLIAFLLLITTISINQNLENDDIEEPLIWWRLLLFIPLLLTLIQSFIGVRLSSTWSAHICLSFNKQCLVLNTHKLFAFPIAFSILLIIATAIYKRSLLNENWKYLSALIFLLFSQIALGVLSLKTNLNEPIFIIGHQLNASLFIAILTTLIFRHPFTKKVLNHSLNSQIAGINS from the coding sequence TTGCTTAATAACCAATTATATAAATCAAAATATCTGACAATTTTTAAAAGGTTGGGAAGTCATAGTGTACTCGCACTCATCACACTAATCGTAATTGGAGGTGCTACGAGGGTCATGGAGGCGGGACTCGCATGTCCAGATTGGCCATTATGTTATGGATCTTTTTTGCCTTTTAATCATATGAACCTAAGAGTATTTCTAGAGTGGTTCCATCGTCTAGATGCTTTTCTGGTTGGAATATTAATTCTTTTTAAATTTGCCCTTTCAATTATTTGGAAAAATGAAATTCCAAATTGGTTACCTAAAACTTATTCATTATTACTTTTTCTCGTTATTGTCCAAGGATCTTTTGGAGCTTTAACAGTAATAAACCTGCTTGATTCATATACTGTTACTGGCCATCTTTTAATAGCTTTTCTACTTCTCATCACAACAATTTCAATAAATCAAAATTTAGAAAATGACGACATAGAAGAGCCATTAATTTGGTGGAGATTATTATTGTTTATTCCTCTTTTACTTACTCTGATTCAATCTTTTATTGGAGTAAGGCTTTCATCAACCTGGTCAGCACATATTTGCTTGTCTTTTAATAAACAGTGTCTAGTTCTAAATACTCATAAATTATTTGCTTTTCCAATTGCTTTTTCAATTTTATTGATTATTGCTACTGCAATTTATAAGAGAAGTTTGCTTAATGAAAATTGGAAATATCTCTCAGCACTTATTTTTCTCTTGTTTTCTCAAATTGCTTTGGGTGTTTTAAGTCTTAAAACAAATTTGAATGAACCTATTTTTATTATTGGTCATCAACTTAACGCCTCTTTATTTATTGCGATATTAACAACATTAATATTTAGGCATCCTTTTACCAAAAAAGTTCTAAACCACTCCCTAAATTCTCAAATAGCTGGTATCAATTCATGA
- a CDS encoding heme o synthase, whose amino-acid sequence MNSSNLENLNYKSPLRDEVVPSRKRLTLPPWLEVAKPRLIPLLLATTLGGMALTEEWPLSSPKLICTLGGGALAAAAAGALNCLWEMELDKRMTRTSKRALPAGKLSSETVFLAAVSCTLAASMLLVSGVNYLAAGLTLLGLFSYVILYTVILKPRTTKNIVFGGVAGAIPPLVGASAATGHVGLSGWWLFGLVMLWTPAHFWALAILLKDDYASVGIPMLPSVKGSVFTAKAISRYGWATVLMSIMGVFALPEGGLLYGIMLLPFNGRLLQLINELKKSPDDLSRAKSLFRWSILYMFGICLLLLISRTQLSVEFEQQSIQIFLSIVSLLSN is encoded by the coding sequence ATGAACAGTAGTAACTTAGAAAACTTGAACTATAAATCTCCACTTAGGGATGAAGTTGTACCTTCAAGAAAAAGATTAACTTTGCCGCCTTGGCTTGAAGTGGCAAAACCTAGATTAATCCCACTTTTATTGGCAACAACTTTGGGAGGAATGGCATTAACAGAAGAATGGCCTTTATCCTCGCCGAAACTTATCTGTACTTTAGGAGGAGGCGCTTTGGCAGCAGCAGCGGCAGGAGCTCTTAATTGCTTGTGGGAAATGGAATTAGATAAAAGGATGACAAGAACCAGCAAAAGAGCCTTGCCAGCAGGAAAGTTGTCATCTGAGACTGTATTTTTAGCTGCCGTATCATGTACTTTGGCAGCTTCGATGCTTTTAGTAAGTGGTGTAAATTATTTGGCTGCGGGTTTAACTCTTCTTGGTTTATTTAGCTACGTAATTTTATATACAGTTATTTTGAAACCTCGAACAACAAAAAATATTGTTTTTGGAGGAGTTGCTGGTGCGATACCACCCTTAGTTGGAGCATCTGCTGCAACAGGGCATGTAGGACTTAGTGGTTGGTGGTTGTTTGGTTTAGTAATGTTATGGACACCAGCTCATTTTTGGGCACTTGCAATTTTGTTGAAGGATGATTACGCATCTGTTGGTATTCCTATGCTCCCTTCTGTCAAAGGATCTGTTTTTACTGCTAAAGCGATTTCTCGTTACGGATGGGCAACAGTTTTAATGAGTATTATGGGAGTCTTTGCTTTACCTGAAGGGGGTCTCTTATACGGAATTATGTTATTGCCATTTAATGGAAGACTTTTGCAATTAATAAATGAATTAAAGAAATCTCCTGATGATCTTTCAAGAGCGAAGTCTCTTTTTAGGTGGTCTATTCTCTATATGTTTGGCATTTGTCTTTTGTTATTAATTTCTAGAACCCAACTATCCGTAGAATTTGAGCAGCAATCTATTCAAATATTTTTATCTATAGTATCCCTGCTTAGTAATTAA
- a CDS encoding ABC transporter ATP-binding protein, producing MNYIKVKGLSKSYSDINALKNLSLEIETGTLFGILGPNGAGKSTLIKILATLIEPDSGDVFINNINLIKNSRKIRELIGYVAQDIALDKILTGRELLDFQSDLYHINKNKKFERIKKLIDQLEMNDWIDRKCGTYSGGMKRRIDLAAGLLHLPQVLILDEPTVGLDIESRNIIWQLLKDLRNNGMTIILSSHYLDEIDKLSDRLVIIDDGRVIAQGTPSELKNKLGGDRVTLKVREFSNQEEAKNICQILSSIDGISQIIINEAQGFSINFVADKEKDLLTKLKVELAFSKFEIFSLTQSQPSLDDVYLQATGKTLLDAEISMAGKRDLKKESKQSMR from the coding sequence ATGAATTATATAAAAGTTAAAGGGCTCTCAAAATCTTATTCAGATATCAATGCATTAAAAAATTTATCGTTGGAAATTGAAACTGGTACATTATTCGGAATACTAGGTCCAAATGGTGCTGGCAAATCAACACTAATAAAAATACTTGCTACTTTAATAGAGCCTGATAGTGGAGATGTTTTTATAAATAATATAAATTTAATAAAAAATTCAAGGAAAATTAGAGAATTAATTGGTTATGTTGCCCAAGACATTGCACTTGATAAAATTTTAACTGGACGAGAGCTTTTGGATTTCCAATCAGATTTATATCACATCAACAAAAACAAAAAATTTGAAAGGATAAAGAAATTAATAGATCAATTAGAAATGAATGATTGGATTGATCGTAAGTGCGGAACTTATTCAGGAGGAATGAAAAGAAGAATCGATCTGGCAGCTGGACTTTTGCATTTGCCCCAAGTATTAATTTTGGATGAACCTACAGTTGGTTTAGATATTGAAAGTAGAAACATTATATGGCAACTTTTGAAAGATTTGAGAAATAATGGAATGACCATTATTTTAAGCAGTCACTATCTTGATGAAATTGATAAATTGTCAGACAGATTAGTGATAATTGATGATGGAAGAGTTATAGCACAAGGGACTCCTTCAGAGCTCAAAAATAAATTAGGAGGAGATAGAGTAACTTTGAAAGTAAGAGAATTTAGTAATCAGGAAGAAGCAAAAAATATATGTCAAATTTTATCTTCAATAGATGGAATTAGTCAGATCATCATAAATGAAGCTCAAGGTTTCTCGATAAACTTTGTAGCAGATAAGGAAAAAGATTTACTTACGAAACTCAAAGTTGAATTAGCCTTTTCAAAGTTTGAAATTTTTTCTCTAACACAAAGTCAGCCAAGTTTGGATGATGTATATCTTCAGGCAACTGGGAAAACATTATTGGATGCGGAAATTTCTATGGCAGGGAAAAGAGACCTTAAAAAAGAATCAAAGCAATCAATGCGATAA